The DNA region AGTGAAATCGCGCGGCTTAACCGTGTCAATTGCTTCTGAAACTGTGCTTCTTGAATGCGAGAGAGGTAGATGGAATTCCAGGTGTAGCGGTGGAATGCGTAGATATCTGGAAGAACACCGGTGGCGAAGGCGGTCTACTGGCTCGTGATTGACGCTGAGGCGCGAAAGTGTGGGGAGCAAACAGGATTAGATACCCTGGTAGTCCACACCATAAACGATGGTTACTAGATGTCGGAGGATTCGACCCCTTCGGTATCGACGCTAACGCATTAAGTAACCCACCTGGGGAGTACGCTCGCAAGGGTGAAACTCAAAGGAATTGACGGGGGCCCGCACAAGCGGTGGAGCATGTGGTTTAATTCGATGCAACGCGAAGAACCTTACCTGGGCTCGAAGTGCCGTGTAAACCCATGAAAGTGGGCTACTCCCGCAAGGGAGACGCGGTATAGGTGCTGCATGGCTGTCGTCAGCTCGTGTCGTGAGATGTTAGGTTAAGTCCTGCAACGAGCGCAACCCTTGTCCTTAGTTGCTAACAGGTTATGCTGAGAACTCTAAGGAGACTGCCGACGTTAAGTCGGAGGAAGGTGGGGATGACGTCAAGTCCTCATGGCCCTTACGTCCAGGGCTACACACGTGCTACAATGGCCGGTACAGAGCGTCGCAAGACCGCAAGGTGGAGCTAATCGCAAAAAACCGGTCTCAGTTCAGATTGCACTCTGCAACTCGAGTGCATGAAGTCGGAATCGCTAGTAAACGCGGATCAGCAGGTCGCGTTGAATACGTTCCCGGGCCTTGTACACACCGCCCGTCACACCATGGGAGTCGGAAGGACCCAAAGGGCCCGAGCCAACCGTAAGGGGGCAAGGCCTCAAGGTCAGGCCGATGACTGGGGTGAAGTCGTAACAAGGTAGCCGTATCGGAAGGTGCGGCTGGATCACCTCCTTTCTAAGGAGCAATCTACGGTGCTACACTCTTCGGAGTTCGCACACGATAGATAAGGTCGAAACCCTGATCTCAGGTTCTACGGAACCAACCTTTAAGATTTCTCAGACCGCACATCTTCCTTTTTGATTTTTTCCTTTTCGCCGAGCAGAGTGTCGGATCGAAAATGGCCGGCGAAAGTCGGCCATTCCCTTTCGCACGTTGGGGCCTGTAGCTCAGTTGGTTAGAGCGCACGGCTGATAACCGTGAGGTCACAAGTTCAAATCTTGTCAGGCCCACGACGATTTAGCCGAGCGCAAACTGACGCCACAGCTGGAGTCGTGGCAGAGACATCTGCCCGGATTCACGGGGCGTTAGTTCAGCTGGGAGAACGCCGGCTTTGCAAGCCGGAGGTCATCGGTTCGATCCCGATACGCTCCACATCGTGAGCGTATTTCTTTCTGATCGAAAAGGATAGTTGCCGTTGTCGTAATGGGCGGCGGTATGATGCACGCAGTGATCTTTCTTAGATGATTTTTCGCAGCCGGTCGCAGGACCGGTCGTGACGAATAGACGATTATCCACTGATGTCGCCCTGGCGGCAACCCAGTGAGGCCGATTATCGGCTTGATCTTTGACAATTGGAAACAGCAACGTTATTCGACGAGGATAACGTTGCGTACGAGATTCTCGAGAAAACCAACGAGGTCTAATATCGACCTCGCTAAAAAATAGATATTGCTCAGTAATGAGCTGAGAACGAAAGCTGCTTGGGACAATTTGTCTATCTGTAAAGCAGAATAGTTTTTCGGTCAAGCTACTAAGAGCGTTAGGCGGATGCCTAGGCACAGGAAGGCTATGAAGGACGTGGTAAGCTGCGATAAGCGTCGGAGAGGAGCAAACATCCTTAGACCCGGCGATTTCCGAATGGGGAAACCCGGTGTGGGTCATGCCACATCATCAAATGAAGCCAACTGCGGGAACTGAAACATCTAAGTACCGCAAGGAAAAGAAATCAACCGAGATTGCCCAAGTAGCGGCGAGCGAACGGGCAATAGCCTAAACCTGCGTTGTGTCAAGCTTTGCGGCGTTGCAACGTGGGGGTCATGGGACCGGCATGGGTCGCGCAAACGGCCTGATGGAGTTACAAAGTCTGTGGGTAACCGAAGGTTCTGGAAAGAGCCGGCATAGAAGGTGACACCCCCGTAGGTAAAACTTACAGACCTCCAGCCAAAGTCCCGAGTAGGGCGGGGCACGTGGAACCCTGCTTGAAGTTGGGTGGACCATCATCCAAGGCTAAATACTCTCCTGTGACCGATAGTGAACCAGTACCGTGAGGGAAAGGTGAAAAGCACCCCGGGAGGGGAGTGAAATAGTACCTGAAACCTAACGCTTACAAACTGTCGGAGCCTTTATGGGGCAACTCATAGGGGTGACGGCGTACCTTTTGCATAATGGTCTGGCGAGTTGCTCGTCACTGGCAAGGTTAAGTGTCGTAGACACGGAGCCGTAGCGAAAGCGAGTCTGAATAGGGCGCATAAGTCAGTGGCGGCAGACGCGAAGCCGGGTGATCTACCCATGAGCAGGATGAAGTTCAAGTAACATTGAATGAAGGTCCGAACTAATTCGAGTTGAAAATCGATTGGATGACTTGTGGGTAGGGGTGAAAGGCTAATCAAACTCGGAGATAGCTCGTACTCCCCGAAACACATCGAGGTGTGACCTCAAGTAATAACTGCCGGAGGTAGAGCACAGGAAGGGTTAGGGCCGTCACAACGGTACCGTCCCCTACCTAACTCCGAATGCCGGTCAGTCGTATCTTGGGAGCCAGCCCACGTGAGATAAGTTGCGTGGACGAGAGGGGGAGAACCCAGACCGCCAATTAAGGTCCCTAAGTGTTACTTAAGTGATTGTAAAGAGGTGGATCAACATAGACAACCAGGATGTTGGCTTAGAGGCAGCCACCATTTAAAGAGTGCGTAATAGCTCACTGGTCAAGTAGATCTGCGCTGAAAATCCTCGGGGCTCAAAGTAACCACCGAAATTGCGGGATCGGCGAAAGTCGATCGGTAGGGGAGCATTCCAGTCGCCAGTGAAGCAGCGTCGTGAGTCGCTGTGGAGGTTCTGGAAGTGATTATGCCAGAATAAGTAGTGAGAAAACGGGTGGGAAACCCGTTCACCGAAAACCTAAGGTTTCCTGAGTTAAGGTAATCTACTCAGGGTGAGCCGGCCCCTAAGCCACAGCCGAAAGGCGTAGGTGATGGGAATCGGGTTAATAATCCCGAGCCGCCAAAAGCTCGTTTGTACGATGGGGTGACGCAGGAGTGAAAGGTCAGCCAGCGACTGGTTGTGCTGGTTTAAGGACGTAGGCTGTGTTGTAGGCAAATCCGCAACACGTCAGGCCGAAATCTGAATAGGAGGGCTTAGCCCACAAACTGACCCTAATCATGCTGCCAGGAAAAACCTCTAAGGAGAGTTGAGGCGACCGTACCGTAAACCGACACAGGTAGGTGAGGAGAATATCCTAAGGTGCTCGAGAGAACCATGGTTAAGGAACTCGGCCAACTAACCCCGTAACTTCGGAAGAAGGGGTACCGGCGCAAGCCGGTCACAGTAAAGAGGCCCAGGCGACTGTTTACCAAAAACACAGGACTCTGCGAAGTCGTAAGACGACGTATAGGGTCTGACACCTGCCCGGTGCTGGAAGGTTAAGGGGATCTGTCATGGCGCAAGCTAGAAGCAGTGAACCGAAGCCCCAGTAAACGGCGGCCGTAACTATAACGGTCCTAAGGTAGCGAAATTCCTTGTCGGGTAAGTTCCGACCTGCACGAATGGTGTAACGATCTGGGCGCTGTCTCGACCATGGACTCGACGAAATTGCAATCTCAGTGAAGATACTGGGTACCCGCGGCAGGACGGAAAGACCCCGTGGACCTTTACTATACCCTGACACTGATGTCTAGCTTCGGATGTGTAGGATAGGTGGGAGGCTGTGAAGCCGGTGCGCTAGCATCGGTGGAGCCAACGTTGAAATACCACCCTTCCGCTGTTGGATGTCTAACCTAGGCTTTAGGCCAGGGACACTGTCAGGCGGGTAGTTTGACTGGGGCGGTCGCCTCCCAAAATGTAACGGAGGCGCCCAAAGGTTCCCTCAGCACGGTCGGCAATCGTGCGTAGAGTGCAAAGGCATAAGGGAGCTTGACTGCGAGACAAACAAGTCGAGCAGGTGGGAAACCAGGGCTTAGTGATCCGGCGGTAGAATATGGAATTGCCGTCGCTCATCGGATAAAAGGTACCCCGGGGATAACAGGCTTATCGCCGCCAAGAGTTCACATCGACGCGGCGGTTTGGCACCTCGATGTCGGCTCGTCACATCCTGGGGCTGGAGAAGGTCCCAAGGGTTTGGCTGTTCGCCAATTAAAGTGGCACGCGAGCTGGGTTCAGAACGTCGTGAGACAGTTCGGTCCCTATCCGCCGTGGGCGCAGGTTTCTTGAGGGGAGCTGTACTTAGTACGAGAGGACCGGTATGGACGAACCTCTAGTGTACCAGTTGTCACGCCAGTGGCATGGCTGGGTAGCTACGTTCGGATCGGATAAACGCTGAAAGCATCTAAGTGTGAAACCGACCCCAAGATTAGGAAACCCTGAAGACCCCTCGTAGATGACGAGGTTGATAGGCCACAGGTGCAAGTGCAGCAATGCATTCAGCCGAGTGGTACTAATAGGTCGTTCGGCTTGACCGATTTTTAATTCTCTTTAAAGATGGTCAAGTTGTCCCCAGCGGCTTTCGAAAATGGGTTTTTACTTCGTACGCAAGAGCTTGTCTTTTGCTGTTTCCAATTGTTGAGTTTCTGCGGCTGATGCGGAAGAGTCCCAAGCCCCTCACGGGTGCTTCACCTTCCCAGCCGCATTGCTTTGAGCCGCCTGTGGCGGCCAACGGCTTTCCGCTAACCATAGAGAGAGGGAAACACCTCTTCCCATTCCGAACAGAGAAGTTAAGACTCTCATCGCCGATGGTACTTGGCGGGCAACTGCCTGGGAGAGTAGGTCGTTAGCGGGAATTTTCTTTCAAACACCCCAATCATGATGGTTGGGGTGTTTGCTTTTTAGCGCAGAAGGCATAAATTACGAAAAACCCAAGCCGCCGAAAACTTCTATCTCTTGTGGTGCGAACCCCGTTGGCCCTACTGCGATCCCTTCCGGTCCGGACCCAGATCTGGATCCTTTTTGTCTTCGGATTGGCTGCGCGCACTGCTGTGAGCCTCTTTTTCGCGGACAACCATAGTCTGTATTTCGAGCATATGCTCATTGCGCGGAACCTTCTGGAGGGAAAGGGCTATTCGTGGGATGAGTGGGGCCGGGCGGCGCTGCAATCCAGTTCGATGATTCCGCCGCTATACGTGTATTGGTGTGCTTTCTTTCAGTGGCTGTCCCCTGCGAATTTTCTTCCGATGTATCTTGGGCAGGCGGTGATCGCCGCGACGGGATGTTTCCCTGCCTATCGCCTCGGCAAGAGACTGTTCTCCGAGCGCGCGGGGCTACTGTTTGCCGCCTGCTATGCCTTTTACCCCGAACTGGTGTTTATTCATTCGAAGGCTGTTGCGGAATCTATTTATGTCGTAATGGTTCTGTGGATGATAGAAAGGTATGCGGCCCTGCGGGAAGAGCCGCCAGGATCACGACGCGCTGTGAAGATTGCCGTGTTTGTCGGTGCCCTAAGCGGGACGGCCATGCTGGTCAAAGAGGCCGCCGGAATTGTGGCCATCGCCATCGTACTGGCGCTGCTGCTCCGATTCCGCGCGCGGATTACTGCGATCCGCAGCCATATGCTGCCGGCGCTGGCCGCAATGGCTCTGGTGATGTGTCCGTGGATTGTTCGCAACGCGATTGTCCAGGGAGAGTTCATTCCGATCCGCACCGCCTTCGGCATTAACTGGTGGGTCGCCAATCACCCGGGCGCGGCGGGGAATGACCGCTATGCGGATGGCACCTATGTGATGTCATCGCTGCCGAAGGACTACGCGGATTATTTGAACCGTATTCTTCCCTTCGACGAACAGGATCGAGATCGTGTCTACGCAGAGGAAGTGCTGAGGTTCATCAGACAGCACCCTTCGGAGTATCTTGCGCTGTGTGGGAAGCGGTTCGTGTACTGGATTTGGTTTGTATCCGGCCATCAACTGGCAAAGAACCCCGTTTATCGGGCATCGTGGATCGCGTTACTGGCCCTGTCGATTCCGGGGCTGGTTTGCGCAGCACGTCGACACCTCCTCGATCCGGTTTTCTCTTTAAGCCTATTGGGATACATGCTGCTGTATGTTCCTACGACAGTCCTTCCTCGCTATCGTGTGGTGACTACCACCATCCTCCTGCTGTTCGCTGCCGTGGCGATTGATGGCATTGCGCGTTACGTGGAGGCGCGATCAAAGGCCTCTGCGCTGAGCAGCCCTCCTCCCGCCTGATGCCATCGTCTTCCTAAGGTGCCATTGCTTTCATCTCGGGACCAAATCACATTCCCATGAAATCTCTCCTGTCTCGGTTGAGCCCCCGCTTTGTCCCGATGCACATCCTCGCGATCTTCCTGTTTGCACTGATCGCGCGGGAGGCGGTTACGTTTCTTGTGGCGGAGTTGGACAAGACCTTTGAGTATCAACTTATCGCTGCGAATCTTGTGAATGGGCTTGGGATGTCGTGGAATGAGTGGGGCCGGTTGCCGTTACAGCCCACGGCTCTCTTTCCGCCGCTTTACATCTACTGGTGTGCCTTTTTCATTTGGATTTTCGGCCAGAGCAACTTAGTAATGTTCGTTGTGCAGGCTGTGGTGTCCGCTTCCGGATGCCTGCCTGCCTATCTGGTCGGCAGACGGATGTTCTCGCCTCGGATCGGCACGCTGTTCGCTGTCGCTTATGCGGTGTATCCGGAGATGATGTACGTGCATTCCCGCGCCACACCCGAATTCCTGTATGTGGTCATCTGCCTGTGGGTGCTTCATCTCTATCTGCTCTTGGCCGACAACGACGTCGTATCACGTGACTTCGTAAAGCATGCGTGGATCCTCGGATTCCTGACAGGTGCGGGGCTGTTGGTTCGCGAAGGAGTTCTCATCGTCAGTGGGGCTGCGGGGCTCTCGCTGATAATGAAAAAACGTCCGGTCGGTCTGGTTATCAAAAACCTTGTTTTGCCCGTGGCGCTCGCTACGATGCTTGTGCTGGCTCCTTGGACGATTCGCAATTGGATTGTCCAAGGGCGCTTCATCCCGCTGCGCTCCGCATATGGTCTCAATTTGTGGATGGGGAATCATGAAGAGGCCACCGGTACGGATAAGACCATGGACGGGCGCTATCAAATGGGATTGCTTTGGGAGAAGAACCGGGAATACTACGCCCGGACCATTCCCAATGACGAATACGACCGGAACCAGTTCTATCGCAATGAAGCCCTGGAGTATATCCGGACCCATCCCCGGCACTACATGATGTTGACTGCGAAACGCCTCTGGTACTTTGTCTGGTTCGACCCTACTCATCCGCTGGCAAAGAACCGAATCTACCGGGCATCCTATATGCTGCTGCTAATTCTTGCGATCCCCGGGATCGTGCAGGCCGCGAGAGCGCGCAAATTGGATGCGGCCCTTGTGATCGCATTCGCGGGATTTCTGCTTTTATATGTCCCGGTGATTATCCTGCCGCGCTATCGCATTGTTCCAATGATGTTCCTGCTACTTATGGCCAGTGTGGCCGTGGACTGGATAATCCAAAGATATCTGGCAGGACAGAGGAGACGCACATGAGCGGACGATATGGGTTTGCTTCGCGATGCCTCACGGCCATCGTGTTGGTTCTGGCAACGGCATTGATGACATTTGCCGACGAGTCTACTCAATACCTGCAATTCCCGCTGGTTGATCATCCGGCGTACGATTACTTCAGCCGGCTGGAGACGTCGCAGGATGTCCCGCTGTTTTCCGGAACGCGGCCCTATCTGGGATTTGTATATCATCCGCGGCGGCTTCCGGAGGAGGCGTCGCGTTCCTGTGAGGCGCGGCGGTATCTGGCGGAAGGCTCGGGCAATATGTTTATCGTCGGGCAGTTCCGTGATGAACCTCGAGAGTCCTCTTGGAATGCAGTGAAGGACAAGCTACCCTTCGGCCTGCGCAGGGCATCGTGGCTCTACGAGAGTGGCTTTCATCTGGCGAGTTGGGAATACGATTCCACGCTGGCCGCCTCAATTCAACCGGTATATGGTCTCGATGTGATTCGCACGGACAGTGCGGACAGAACCATCAAACGATTTGCCGGTGGCCTGCGGGTTGAAGGCGGCTACGCCCAGCGCCTGCACTTCATGGTGGATTTCCGTGACTATACGGAATCGGGGAATGGTTCGTATCTGGGTGATGCCATTGGCCGGGGGCGGCTTTATGAAGACCGCTGGGGGCTGGTGGAACTCGGCGACAGCAGCTCGAAGCCCATGTCCACCTCATACAACATCTCCGAGTCCTTCCTGCAGTACTACGGTCAAAATCTTTCGCTTGCGGCGGGAAGAGGCCGCTTTCGCTGGGGACCGGCGCAGTTCGGGTCGCTGTTTCTGAACTCGCAGATGCCCCCATTCGACTATGTCCGCTTTGACGCCGCCATCGAGGCGCAGCACAGCGACGCCGCTGTGTATTACACGTTCCTGCACGGCTGGCTCGAATCGGATCTGCCGGCGGAAACGTTGTATGTCAATCCGGGGGGACGTCCGCGCACGCTGGATGCGGCCAAGTATTTGAGCGCGCAGCGGCTGGAGCTTCGCCCGTTCCGAAATCTACTGTTCGGTCTGTCCCAGGGCATTGTCTATGGGGATCGCCCGGTTCAGCTTGGTTATGTGACCCCGTTGAACTTTCTGTACAGCGTGCAGCACTCCATGAACGACAAAGACAATTTCGTTCTCGGAATGGATGGGACGTGGCGCCCCGTACGCGGCATGAAGTTTTACAGTGAGCTGTTCTTCGACGACATTACCGTATCGGCGCTGACCACCGCCAGGGGCACGAACAAGTCCGCCTACACGGTGGGCACACAGCTCATGCTGCCCCACCCCTTCTTTGAACATTTCGACGCCCGGGTGGAATACACCAAGATCCGGCCATTTGTCTATTCGCACATTTTTGCCGCCAATGTATATACCCACTGGACGTCACCCATCGGGTATACCCGGCAGCCGAACAGCGAATTCCTGACCGCGGAATTGCGGGCGGTGTTCTATCCGCTGGAGGTGGCCGTGCATATTGTCCATCAGAATCACGGCAGCGTCGGCGGAAACATCTACACGCCGCTCTACGAGAACAGCCAGACGAATGTCTACAAATTTCTGTCGGGCGACTTGGTGCGGACGACCCGCGCCGGATTGCAGGCTTCCTGCGAAGTGCTGCCCAACCTGTTTGTCTTTGCATCGGGAACGCAGGTGAAGACGACGGCCAAGCCGGATCGCGTGGAGTTGGAAGGCGGTTTCAGTTGGAATCGCTGAGGCCGATAACGAGTGTAGGAGCGAGGTCCAAAAGAACCATCGTGTGGCCTGTTGAGGATCACGGCTATGGAACGTTTTGGCTACGTGTCTGAGGGTGAACAGCACTGGCCGGACACTTGCATAGTACTCGCGCTGGTCTCTTCGGGACTGGCCCCGAATTCGTTTGTTAGTTATTGATATTATGGATATTGTAATAGGAAGTGCGCTATGGCGAAGATCATTATCGAATATTGCGCGGTCTGAAACTACTATCCGAAAGCGGTCAGTATGGCCGATTATCTTGAAAAACAAGGGTTTGACAGGCCGGAACTCCTTGCCTCATCCGGCGGTGCGTTTGAAGTCAAATTGCAGGGTGACCTCCTTTTCTCCAAACACCAGCAACACCGCTTCCCTGAGCAGGCCGAAGTTCTTGATTTGATTAAAAAAGCAACGAGTAATCCCGCATCATAATTCTCTCGTAAAGATATAGCAGGGCTTGACATTCCATAGTGCTCGCGTTATATTCTCTACCGAAGAAACGTATTGGTCAACAAAGGCAACATCAACCGGCAAAGGTGGGAGAATGAGGCGGCTGTTCGGTACCATTTTCACAGCGATTCTGTTGAGCATGGGCTTGCCCGTAATGCTCATCGCTGGGGGTACTCATGTCAGCGGAGACGTCTCGGGAGTGTGGCCCACCGGCGAAGTTGTGTTCGTGGATGCTCCGATTTTCATCTCGCCGGACAAAGCCCTGGTCATTGAGCCCGGGGTTCGCATTAGCTTCAAGACAGATGCTCCGTTCGTAATTTCCGGCTCCCTGAGCGCCGTGGGATCGGTTGATGCGCCCATTGTGATCGAACCGATGGAAAATTGGTCCGGCTTCCAGTTTTTGGAAAACGGCACCAGCAATATCCGGGTTCTGCGCTATGTTCACATCAGCACCGAATTCGGTTTGCCGGCCTACGTCGTCGTGGCGACTCGGTCCCTGCTGAATATCGACGACTGCGATTTCCGCGCACACTTGTCCTGTCTGTGGATGGACGGCGGTCGCCTCTGGGCAGATCGTAACAGCTTCCTCACCACAAATCAGTATTCGAAGGCTGTGCGCCTGAACCAGTTGCTCAATGACGGCGGCTCGCCGTGTGAGACGGGCTCCGCCGGCAATCGTATGTCGGAAAACATGATCAAGGTGGACGCCGATGGAGACTTTAATCCCGGCGACGACCAGATGACCATGGGGTTGATGGTGGAAGGCTCCACCAACACCTGTTTCCGCGGCAATGTAATTACGGTGTCGGCACCCGGCCAGGTAATCGGCGCCTATTTCGGACGGACCAACGACGTTGGCACGGATATGTGGGTGTTGGACTACTGTGTCGTTACGGTTCGCGGATCGGGCGCGTGGGCGCACGGCATTTTCAATGCCAATGAGGGTGCTCTGCGGGTGATCCGCTGTTCGGTGGATGTGGCCAACATTGGCGGCCATGATCCGATGGGTGTGATTGCCTCGGGTATTGCGCAGGTAATGGTCAACAGTTGTCTCGTCCAGGTTGAGCGCGGCGCTTCCTATTACGTCACCTTGGGCGGACGGGCCTCCATGGATGTGGACTATTCCGATCAGTGGCGCCTCCCCGGCTCGTCCGATCAGCCTGGAAATCCTCCCGGTGGTGATGGCGGCGGCATTGGAGAATGGTCTGAGTACTCCACGCAGAGCATTGTGTACGGGAACCATGTTTACTTCATGGATCCGAACTTACGGCGTGAAGGCGAATGGGGACAGTGGCATTCTATGTCCGACGTTCAGGCCTATTACGGCGTTGCGGCTCCGTCGCCGTGTATCGATAATGGTGATACGGTGTACTGCGGCTGGGATCCCGACCGCACACTGCCGGATATTGGCCGTTACTACTACGACGAAGGTGTGACTGGAACCGACCCGCAGCACCACGCCACACTG from bacterium includes:
- a CDS encoding glycosyltransferase family 39 protein, with the protein product MSLFFADNHSLYFEHMLIARNLLEGKGYSWDEWGRAALQSSSMIPPLYVYWCAFFQWLSPANFLPMYLGQAVIAATGCFPAYRLGKRLFSERAGLLFAACYAFYPELVFIHSKAVAESIYVVMVLWMIERYAALREEPPGSRRAVKIAVFVGALSGTAMLVKEAAGIVAIAIVLALLLRFRARITAIRSHMLPALAAMALVMCPWIVRNAIVQGEFIPIRTAFGINWWVANHPGAAGNDRYADGTYVMSSLPKDYADYLNRILPFDEQDRDRVYAEEVLRFIRQHPSEYLALCGKRFVYWIWFVSGHQLAKNPVYRASWIALLALSIPGLVCAARRHLLDPVFSLSLLGYMLLYVPTTVLPRYRVVTTTILLLFAAVAIDGIARYVEARSKASALSSPPPA
- a CDS encoding glycosyltransferase family 39 protein is translated as MKSLLSRLSPRFVPMHILAIFLFALIAREAVTFLVAELDKTFEYQLIAANLVNGLGMSWNEWGRLPLQPTALFPPLYIYWCAFFIWIFGQSNLVMFVVQAVVSASGCLPAYLVGRRMFSPRIGTLFAVAYAVYPEMMYVHSRATPEFLYVVICLWVLHLYLLLADNDVVSRDFVKHAWILGFLTGAGLLVREGVLIVSGAAGLSLIMKKRPVGLVIKNLVLPVALATMLVLAPWTIRNWIVQGRFIPLRSAYGLNLWMGNHEEATGTDKTMDGRYQMGLLWEKNREYYARTIPNDEYDRNQFYRNEALEYIRTHPRHYMMLTAKRLWYFVWFDPTHPLAKNRIYRASYMLLLILAIPGIVQAARARKLDAALVIAFAGFLLLYVPVIILPRYRIVPMMFLLLMASVAVDWIIQRYLAGQRRRT
- a CDS encoding capsule assembly Wzi family protein, whose product is MSGRYGFASRCLTAIVLVLATALMTFADESTQYLQFPLVDHPAYDYFSRLETSQDVPLFSGTRPYLGFVYHPRRLPEEASRSCEARRYLAEGSGNMFIVGQFRDEPRESSWNAVKDKLPFGLRRASWLYESGFHLASWEYDSTLAASIQPVYGLDVIRTDSADRTIKRFAGGLRVEGGYAQRLHFMVDFRDYTESGNGSYLGDAIGRGRLYEDRWGLVELGDSSSKPMSTSYNISESFLQYYGQNLSLAAGRGRFRWGPAQFGSLFLNSQMPPFDYVRFDAAIEAQHSDAAVYYTFLHGWLESDLPAETLYVNPGGRPRTLDAAKYLSAQRLELRPFRNLLFGLSQGIVYGDRPVQLGYVTPLNFLYSVQHSMNDKDNFVLGMDGTWRPVRGMKFYSELFFDDITVSALTTARGTNKSAYTVGTQLMLPHPFFEHFDARVEYTKIRPFVYSHIFAANVYTHWTSPIGYTRQPNSEFLTAELRAVFYPLEVAVHIVHQNHGSVGGNIYTPLYENSQTNVYKFLSGDLVRTTRAGLQASCEVLPNLFVFASGTQVKTTAKPDRVELEGGFSWNR
- a CDS encoding T9SS type A sorting domain-containing protein, which translates into the protein MRRLFGTIFTAILLSMGLPVMLIAGGTHVSGDVSGVWPTGEVVFVDAPIFISPDKALVIEPGVRISFKTDAPFVISGSLSAVGSVDAPIVIEPMENWSGFQFLENGTSNIRVLRYVHISTEFGLPAYVVVATRSLLNIDDCDFRAHLSCLWMDGGRLWADRNSFLTTNQYSKAVRLNQLLNDGGSPCETGSAGNRMSENMIKVDADGDFNPGDDQMTMGLMVEGSTNTCFRGNVITVSAPGQVIGAYFGRTNDVGTDMWVLDYCVVTVRGSGAWAHGIFNANEGALRVIRCSVDVANIGGHDPMGVIASGIAQVMVNSCLVQVERGASYYVTLGGRASMDVDYSDQWRLPGSSDQPGNPPGGDGGGIGEWSEYSTQSIVYGNHVYFMDPNLRREGEWGQWHSMSDVQAYYGVAAPSPCIDNGDTVYCGWDPDRTLPDIGRYYYDEGVTGTDPQHHATLPVSAVLSPAFPNPFNATTVIPFELSRGGSVRVVVYDVLGREVAVLKSGMVLAGSHRVQFGGENLSSGLYIVTVQLDGVAVGSERAMLLK